The genomic region AAAATATGAAACCTGCTGTGACAAAAATATTCTTAGTCGATGATCACGCCATTCTCAGAGAAGGGCTTAAGATGATTCTATCCGGACAAACCGGTTTTGAAATCTGCGGAGAATCCGGAGACGCGGAAAAGGCGTTGGATCAAATCGGCAAATTGAATCCAGACTTGGTGATCACCGATATTTCCATGCCGGGCTTGAGCGGAATCGATCTCGTAAAAAATCTGAGAAAGTATTATCCGAACATTCGAACCATCATTCTTTCCCGCCACGACAACAAAGAATACGTTCAAAAATTATTGGAACTCGGAATCAACGGTTACGTTTTGAAAGACGACGCTGGCAACGATCTTCTTCGCGCGATCGAAGCGGTTCACAAAGGGGAAACGTATTTGAGTCCGGGAATCACCGCTCATTTCTTATCCGGCTTTGTGGGCGGTAAACCGGGAGAAGAAAATCAAGACGCCAAAAAAGCGTTCTCCGTTCTTTCGGATCGTGAAAGAGAAATTTTAAAACTCGTCGCCGAAGGAAATTCCAACGAGTCGATCGGAAAGATCCTGAGAATTTCTCCCGCAACGGTAAAGGTTCACCGCGCGAACATCATGAAAAAATTGGATCTTCATAAGGTGGCCGATCTTGTGATGTATGCGATCCGCGCCGGCTTGATCGAATCCTAACTCGCGATCCATAGAGAGCGAGTTGCTGAGTTCTCGCGACCCATAGGAAGCGAGTTGCTGAGTCTATCCGAACGCGATCCGTAAAGAGCGAGTACTGAGTTTATCGATCGCGACCACGCTCAAACACGATTCCACAAAGAACCCCACTCGCCTCGAGCTCTTTCGAGGTGAGTGACACTTCAGAAAATTTTCGTTTTCGGTTTAAAAAACTCGATAAAAGAATTTGACTGCGTCCCATATAGTTGTATTATACAACTATAAATATGAGCGAGTTTCGAATAGAAAACACTTTGGGATATAGGGTCAATCGTTGCGGAATCGCGATGAGACAGGATTTACGACGTCGGTTTAACGAACAAGGTCATTCGATCACACCGGAAGAATGGATCATATTAAACCGACTTTGGGAAAACGACGGCCTCACCCAAAACGAAATCTCCCAAAAGACCATCAAAGACAAAACTACGGTGACCCGTTTTTTGAGTAAAATGGAAGAGGACGGATTGATCCAAAGAAAATCTTCGAAAGAGGATAAACGGGTCAATCACGTGCATCTTACCGCGAAAGGGAAAAAGCTGAAAGAACTTCTCATTCCGATCGCAAAAGAACTGATGTCGAACGCGGCGGAAGGAATTTCGCATGAACATCTGCGAATCACTCTCGAGACATTGAAGCAAATCGAAACAAATCTATCCAATCTTGATTCTTTACAGGATTGAAGGAGACAAATTATGAATCATGAAAAGAAAATCGGTTTTTTAAACGCGGGAGTAGCCCTCTCGGTTCTTATTTTTGGATGCGTTATGTGCTATCGCACCATTGGAATACCTCCGCTCATCATCATCGGCGGCTCCGGAACCATCGGATTTATCCTATGGTATCGTACATATCTTTGGAATCCGATCGAACCTAAGTTGATCCTTCCCTTATTCGTTTTAACGGTCGCGGGTTTACAGGTTCACTTAGTGGAGGAATTTTTCAGCGGTTTCGGTCCGGCCATGAGCCGATTGTTCAACATACCCTGGACCGAAAGCGGCTTTATGCTGATTTTTATGATGGTCGGTCCGATCATTTACACGTTAACCACATTGGGTCTGTTTTATAAGGTGAGAATCGCTGGTTTCGTCGCTTGGTTTATCTTCATCGGTCCCGGTTTCGCGGAGTTCACACATTTCATCTTTCCTTTGATTCCTCCGGCTATCGAACCCGGAAATTTGGCGAACGTGGATCAGGTGATAAAAGGTACGCTCGTGACGAATATGCCGAACTACTATCTTAAAACCACGGGAGTATATTACTTTTCCGGAATGTGCACCGCGATCCTTCCGATGATCCCCGGAGGTTACGCGATCTATCGTTTGATCCGAGAAAGTAAAAACGCAAAGGTGATCCGATAATTTTCCGCGTAACGACTCGACGAAAAGAATTCGTGATCGGCGATCTTATCGCAGATCGTTCCACGCCGTTTGGACCCGTTTCAAGCGGCGTTTTTTATTCTTTTCTTTTTCTATAAAAACGGGAAAAACTGACTCCGTTCGTACATGCGGAGAATATCTCGTATATACGAACTCCGATCGTCAAGCACCTGAGTGCTTTTCAAAGAACACTTAAGTCGGAGACGAACGCGGATTTTTAGGATACATTCCTGACATCTCCGACCAAGGAAGAACAAAAGAACTATGAGCATACAAAGTAGGATTCAGAATTATTTTTTAAGAAACGTGCAGATTTTTAATTTCGCCGCACCCGCGTGGCTTTGGTTTCTTTCTTTGGTCGGAGCGATCGTCGTATTGGCCGCGTTCGCTTACGCAATCTTGGATCTTGGCATGAGACAAGCCGGGCCCTCAGAGTTTATGGTGTACTTTTTTTTCGGAGGGATCGCGGTTCTATTTCTGCTACTGTTTTCTCTTTTGATCTATTCCCTATTTCCGAATTATAAACCTTTTCTAATATTCACTTTGATTATCTCGGCGATTTGTTTTTCGACGAACTCATACGTTCTCAATCACGAAGTATTTCCTCCGTTTACGGAGAGGACGGTTTGGGTTCTTTGGATATCCTTCTTCGTTCTTACGCTTTCCTTTTTTATGGATAAGATTCCTTCGATCGTATTGCCGTTCTTTCAGCCGATTCT from Leptospira kmetyi serovar Malaysia str. Bejo-Iso9 harbors:
- a CDS encoding response regulator; translation: MKPAVTKIFLVDDHAILREGLKMILSGQTGFEICGESGDAEKALDQIGKLNPDLVITDISMPGLSGIDLVKNLRKYYPNIRTIILSRHDNKEYVQKLLELGINGYVLKDDAGNDLLRAIEAVHKGETYLSPGITAHFLSGFVGGKPGEENQDAKKAFSVLSDREREILKLVAEGNSNESIGKILRISPATVKVHRANIMKKLDLHKVADLVMYAIRAGLIES
- a CDS encoding MarR family winged helix-turn-helix transcriptional regulator, coding for MSEFRIENTLGYRVNRCGIAMRQDLRRRFNEQGHSITPEEWIILNRLWENDGLTQNEISQKTIKDKTTVTRFLSKMEEDGLIQRKSSKEDKRVNHVHLTAKGKKLKELLIPIAKELMSNAAEGISHEHLRITLETLKQIETNLSNLDSLQD